One Dokdonia sp. Dokd-P16 genomic window carries:
- a CDS encoding nicotinate-nucleotide adenylyltransferase encodes MAVKILGDKDFEKVPPLKNKVLRVNLNANIYGTFAEIGAGQETVRHFFRAGGASGTIAKAMSAYDKDFSDAIYGVEDDGRYVTEKRLKKMLSHEMKLIEDRISRYKQPDKIFFTYANTVATIDFAKKYKGHGWVGIRFQITPEGEFNEIILHVRFHENDARLQQLTLGTLGVNLIYGAFYKHDNPKNLLRYLYDHIDQDQIEIDTINFSGPQFEHVDNRLMSLQLVKNGMTEAVMFDAKGNNILPAALLYKKNVLALRGSFRPVTKVNMDMFEKAYKMFVEANRVNEKKTEAIFEITLSNLRAEGDIDEEDFMARARLLGSLGQTVMISNFKEYYRVVEYFSNYTKERMGLVMGVNNLIDIFDTSYYRHLSGGILEAFGKLFFKDLKVFLYPMKDPKTGEYTDSDNLKVHPRMKELYKFFKLNGKVLDIENYDPEITDIFSREVLRMISDGEKGWEGMLPEGVAELIKSRNLFGYQSQALLEADK; translated from the coding sequence ATGGCTGTTAAAATTTTAGGAGACAAAGACTTTGAAAAAGTACCTCCTCTCAAGAATAAGGTACTTCGCGTAAATCTAAACGCAAATATATATGGAACTTTTGCCGAGATAGGTGCAGGACAAGAAACGGTTCGTCATTTTTTTAGAGCAGGTGGTGCAAGTGGTACCATAGCAAAGGCAATGAGTGCATATGATAAAGACTTCTCTGATGCTATTTATGGTGTGGAAGATGATGGTAGATATGTCACAGAAAAGCGTCTTAAGAAAATGCTTTCTCATGAGATGAAACTCATTGAAGATCGTATTTCACGTTACAAGCAGCCAGATAAAATCTTCTTTACTTACGCAAACACGGTAGCTACCATAGATTTTGCAAAGAAATATAAAGGTCATGGATGGGTAGGAATTAGATTCCAGATTACTCCAGAAGGTGAATTTAATGAGATTATACTGCACGTTCGTTTTCACGAAAATGACGCTCGTTTACAACAGCTTACCTTGGGAACGCTAGGTGTAAACCTTATTTATGGTGCCTTTTATAAGCATGATAATCCTAAAAACTTACTTCGCTATCTTTATGATCACATTGATCAAGATCAGATAGAGATTGATACTATAAACTTCTCTGGACCTCAATTTGAGCATGTAGATAACCGCTTAATGAGTTTACAGCTTGTTAAAAACGGAATGACAGAGGCCGTAATGTTTGACGCAAAAGGAAATAACATCCTTCCAGCAGCATTACTATATAAGAAAAACGTACTTGCACTGCGCGGTAGTTTTCGTCCTGTAACTAAGGTAAACATGGATATGTTTGAAAAAGCATATAAAATGTTTGTAGAGGCAAATCGTGTAAACGAGAAAAAGACAGAAGCTATTTTTGAAATCACACTGTCTAACCTTCGCGCCGAAGGTGATATTGATGAGGAAGATTTCATGGCAAGAGCTCGATTATTAGGTTCTCTTGGACAGACCGTAATGATTTCAAACTTTAAAGAGTATTATCGCGTTGTTGAGTATTTCTCAAACTATACTAAGGAGCGTATGGGTCTGGTAATGGGTGTGAATAACCTAATTGACATCTTCGACACTAGCTACTATCGTCACTTAAGTGGAGGTATTCTAGAAGCATTCGGTAAATTATTCTTTAAAGATCTTAAGGTGTTCTTATACCCAATGAAAGATCCAAAAACAGGAGAATATACTGATAGTGATAATTTAAAAGTACACCCACGAATGAAAGAACTTTACAAGTTCTTTAAACTGAATGGTAAAGTACTTGATATTGAAAATTATGATCCAGAAATTACAGATATCTTCTCTAGAGAAGTATTAAGAATGATTTCTGATGGTGAAAAAGGTTGGGAAGGTATGCTTCCAGAAGGAGTTGCAGAGCTTATTAAGTCTCGTAATCTTTTTGGGTATCAATCTCAAGCACTTTTAGAAGCAGATAAATAA
- the bcp gene encoding thioredoxin-dependent thiol peroxidase — MNTLKVGDKVPDFTTTDQDGNEVTLASFKGKKLIVFFYPKASTPGCTAEACNLRDNYKELQSQGYHLLGVSADSQKRQKNFATKYEFPFQLLADEDKTVINAFGVWGLKKFMGKEYDGIHRMTFKVDEEGVVSDVIQKVKTKDHAAQLLDA, encoded by the coding sequence ATGAATACATTAAAAGTGGGCGATAAAGTCCCAGATTTTACAACAACAGATCAAGATGGGAACGAAGTAACTCTTGCTAGTTTTAAAGGCAAGAAACTTATCGTTTTCTTTTATCCAAAGGCAAGTACACCAGGTTGTACGGCAGAGGCTTGTAATTTAAGAGATAACTACAAGGAATTACAGTCGCAGGGTTATCACTTACTAGGTGTAAGTGCAGATTCTCAAAAACGCCAAAAGAATTTTGCAACCAAATATGAGTTTCCTTTCCAGCTGCTAGCAGATGAGGATAAAACGGTAATCAACGCCTTTGGTGTTTGGGGACTTAAGAAATTTATGGGAAAAGAATATGACGGTATTCACCGTATGACGTTCAAGGTAGACGAAGAAGGTGTGGTGAGCGATGTAATACAAAAAGTAAAAACTAAAGATCACGCTGCACAATTACTTGACGCATAA